One window of Chryseobacterium indologenes genomic DNA carries:
- a CDS encoding co-chaperone GroES: MSVNFKPLADRVLVEPIAAETKTASGIIIPDTAKEKPQEGTVVAVGPGKKDEPTTVQVGDKVLYGKYSGAELKLEGKDYLIVREADLLGIIG, from the coding sequence ATGTCAGTAAACTTTAAACCATTGGCAGACAGAGTTCTGGTAGAGCCAATCGCAGCAGAAACTAAAACAGCTTCAGGTATTATTATCCCGGATACTGCAAAGGAAAAGCCGCAAGAAGGTACTGTAGTAGCAGTAGGTCCTGGTAAAAAAGACGAGCCTACAACGGTTCAGGTAGGTGACAAAGTTCTTTATGGAAAATATTCAGGAGCTGAATTAAAGCTTGAAGGAAAAGACTATTTAATCGTAAGAGAGGCTGATTTATTAGGAATCATCGGATAA
- a CDS encoding four helix bundle protein — protein sequence MRDFKKFEVWQLSHQLTLKIYTSTKNFPKEEVFGLTSQIRRSFASIGYNISEGSGRNSDKEFANFINIALGSSNEAENQLILAKDLGYIHENDYQNLLEELTTLKKKLVTLWNRLNGN from the coding sequence ATGAGAGATTTCAAAAAATTTGAAGTATGGCAGCTAAGTCATCAATTGACTTTAAAGATTTATACTTCAACCAAAAATTTTCCGAAAGAAGAAGTTTTTGGACTTACCTCTCAAATCAGAAGATCATTTGCATCTATTGGATATAATATTTCAGAAGGAAGTGGTAGAAATTCAGATAAAGAATTTGCCAATTTCATCAATATTGCTCTGGGATCATCCAATGAAGCTGAAAACCAATTAATTCTTGCTAAAGACTTAGGATATATTCATGAAAATGATTACCAAAATCTTTTGGAAGAGTTGACAACACTAAAAAAGAAGCTTGTAACCTTATGGAACAGGCTCAATGGAAATTAA
- the groL gene encoding chaperonin GroEL (60 kDa chaperone family; promotes refolding of misfolded polypeptides especially under stressful conditions; forms two stacked rings of heptamers to form a barrel-shaped 14mer; ends can be capped by GroES; misfolded proteins enter the barrel where they are refolded when GroES binds): MAKEIKFDIESRDALKRGVDALANAVKVTLGPKGRNVVIEKSFGAPHVTKDGVSVAKEIELEDRVENMGAQMVKEVASKTNDIAGDGTTTATVLAQAIVREGLKNVAAGANPMDLKRGIDKAVSAVVENLKAQSQAVGDSTDKVKQVASVSANNDETIGALIAEAFGKVGKEGVITVEEAKGIDTTVDVVEGMQFDRGYQSPYFVTNPEKMLAELENPYILLVEKKISSMKELLPVLEPIAQGGKSLLIISEEVEGEALATLVVNKLRGSLKIAAVKAPGFGDRRKAMLEDIAILTGGQVISEEQGFTMENISLDMLGTAEKVTIDKDNTTVVNGGGDEAKIKGRVAQIKAQMETSTSDYDKEKLQERLAKLAGGVAVLYVGAASEVEMKEKKDRVDDALHATRAAVEEGIVAGGGVALVRAISALDSLTGINPDETTGIKIVKRAIEEPLRQIVANAGGEGSVIVAKVAEGTGDFGYNAKTDEYVHMLEAGIIDPTKVTRVALENAASVSGMLLTTECVITEVKSAEPAMPMGGGMPGMM, from the coding sequence ATGGCAAAAGAAATAAAATTCGATATTGAATCAAGAGACGCTCTAAAGAGAGGGGTAGATGCATTGGCTAATGCAGTAAAAGTAACTTTAGGTCCTAAAGGAAGAAACGTAGTCATCGAAAAATCTTTCGGTGCTCCACACGTAACTAAGGATGGTGTGTCTGTTGCAAAAGAAATCGAACTTGAAGACAGAGTAGAAAATATGGGAGCGCAAATGGTAAAAGAAGTGGCTTCCAAAACTAATGATATCGCAGGAGACGGTACTACTACCGCTACTGTATTAGCACAGGCTATCGTAAGAGAAGGTCTTAAGAACGTAGCTGCTGGTGCTAACCCAATGGATCTTAAAAGAGGGATCGACAAAGCAGTATCTGCAGTTGTTGAAAACCTTAAAGCACAGTCTCAGGCTGTGGGAGATTCTACAGATAAAGTAAAGCAAGTAGCTTCTGTATCTGCTAACAATGACGAGACTATTGGTGCTTTGATCGCTGAAGCTTTCGGAAAAGTTGGAAAAGAAGGAGTAATCACTGTAGAAGAAGCTAAAGGTATCGATACAACGGTAGATGTTGTAGAAGGTATGCAGTTCGACAGAGGTTACCAGTCACCTTACTTCGTGACTAACCCTGAGAAAATGTTAGCTGAACTAGAAAATCCATATATCCTTTTAGTAGAGAAGAAAATCTCTTCAATGAAAGAATTGTTACCAGTTCTTGAGCCAATTGCACAAGGTGGTAAGTCTTTATTGATCATCTCTGAAGAAGTTGAAGGTGAAGCTTTAGCTACTTTGGTAGTAAACAAACTAAGAGGTTCTCTTAAAATTGCTGCTGTAAAAGCTCCGGGATTCGGAGACAGAAGAAAAGCAATGTTAGAAGATATCGCGATCCTTACAGGTGGACAGGTGATCTCTGAAGAGCAAGGTTTCACTATGGAAAACATCTCTTTGGATATGCTTGGAACTGCTGAGAAAGTAACGATCGACAAAGACAACACAACGGTTGTAAACGGTGGTGGTGACGAAGCGAAAATCAAAGGAAGAGTAGCTCAGATCAAAGCTCAGATGGAAACTTCTACTTCTGATTATGATAAAGAAAAACTTCAGGAAAGACTGGCTAAATTAGCTGGTGGTGTTGCTGTACTTTACGTAGGTGCTGCTTCTGAAGTAGAAATGAAAGAGAAAAAAGACAGAGTAGATGATGCGCTACACGCTACAAGAGCAGCTGTAGAAGAAGGTATCGTTGCAGGTGGTGGTGTTGCTTTAGTAAGAGCAATCTCTGCTTTAGACAGCCTTACAGGAATCAATCCTGACGAAACTACAGGGATCAAAATCGTGAAAAGAGCAATCGAGGAGCCATTAAGACAAATCGTTGCTAACGCAGGTGGTGAAGGTTCTGTAATTGTTGCTAAAGTAGCAGAAGGAACAGGAGACTTCGGATACAACGCAAAAACTGACGAGTATGTTCACATGCTTGAAGCAGGAATCATTGACCCAACTAAAGTAACAAGAGTTGCCCTTGAAAACGCAGCTTCTGTATCTGGAATGCTTTTAACAACTGAATGTGTAATCACTGAAGTAAAGAGCGCTGAACCAGCTATGCCAATGGGTGGTGGAATGCCAGGAATGATGTAA
- a CDS encoding phosphotransferase: MNHLYIVHDSENKYVFRIYTCDWRTKSEIEEELRLLLHLKENNRQVAYPIKDKSNEYIQEIEAPEGKRFGVLFSYAKGTKTAKFSSQTSFLIGQALAKVHQSTEGFELNRMSYTSENLLIKPVSRIKEFFHKNISEIEFLEKLSAFLTLKFQNNDLSKMRHGSVHLDVWFDNLHIDDEKEITFFDFDFCGNGYLCFDISYFMFQLLATHLNEEEYQEKAESFLKGYETVTEISNEEKQFLPFACLAIMIYYISVQCDRFDYWTNIFLNEDHLKRMVGNLKRWIAYNKIEIE, encoded by the coding sequence ATGAACCATTTATACATCGTTCACGACAGCGAAAACAAATATGTTTTTAGAATCTATACTTGTGATTGGCGGACAAAATCAGAAATTGAAGAAGAGCTAAGACTTTTACTTCACTTAAAAGAAAATAACCGGCAGGTTGCTTATCCAATAAAAGACAAATCAAACGAGTACATTCAGGAAATTGAAGCACCGGAAGGAAAAAGATTTGGTGTTTTGTTTTCATACGCCAAAGGAACAAAGACTGCAAAGTTTTCATCGCAGACAAGTTTTCTCATCGGGCAGGCATTGGCCAAAGTTCATCAATCTACAGAAGGTTTTGAACTCAACAGGATGTCTTACACTAGTGAGAATCTGCTTATAAAGCCGGTTTCCAGAATAAAAGAATTCTTTCATAAAAACATCAGCGAAATTGAATTTTTAGAAAAACTCTCTGCTTTTTTAACGCTGAAATTCCAAAATAACGACCTATCGAAAATGAGACATGGGAGTGTTCATCTGGACGTTTGGTTTGATAATTTACATATTGATGATGAAAAGGAAATAACATTTTTTGACTTTGATTTTTGTGGCAACGGGTATTTATGTTTTGACATTTCTTATTTTATGTTCCAGTTACTTGCCACTCATTTAAACGAAGAAGAATATCAAGAAAAAGCAGAAAGTTTTTTGAAAGGTTACGAAACAGTTACTGAGATCAGCAACGAAGAAAAGCAGTTTTTACCATTCGCCTGTTTAGCCATTATGATCTACTACATCAGTGTACAATGCGACAGATTTGACTATTGGACAAATATTTTCCTCAATGAAGATCATTTAAAAAGAATGGTTGGAAATTTGAAACGCTGGATAGCATACAACAAAATTGAAATTGAATGA
- a CDS encoding 5'-nucleotidase produces MAIDFSEILVVGVSSRALFNLEIENKIFETENIEAFRKYQLEHENDLLEKGTAFPLIQSLLKLNDIASKKIVEVVVMSRNSPETGVRVLKSIKHYELPITRAAFSGGEPLSPFIDAFDIDLFLSKDEKDVQTLSDTSDCATALLYDAPQDFIPEIDRVKFAFDADAVVFSEESEQIYKEHGIEAFHEHEAKNEDIPLNDGPFAELLRKLSKIQDFLPTTIELTPLRIAIVTARNAPSHMRVIKTLRNWGVYVDEAYFMGGLSKDKVLKAFGAHIFFDDQESHLSGSSKVVPSGKVLYKTDSPLKKYEKPKS; encoded by the coding sequence ATGGCAATAGATTTTTCTGAAATTCTTGTTGTAGGAGTTTCTTCCAGAGCATTATTTAATTTAGAAATAGAGAATAAAATATTTGAGACAGAGAATATAGAAGCATTTCGTAAATATCAATTAGAACATGAAAATGATTTGCTTGAAAAAGGAACAGCATTTCCATTAATCCAAAGCCTTTTAAAACTTAATGATATTGCATCAAAAAAAATTGTAGAAGTGGTAGTGATGTCTCGGAATAGTCCTGAAACTGGAGTACGAGTTTTAAAGTCAATAAAACATTATGAATTACCAATAACAAGAGCCGCATTTTCTGGTGGAGAGCCACTTTCTCCATTCATTGACGCTTTTGATATTGACTTATTTCTATCTAAAGATGAAAAAGATGTACAAACCCTAAGTGATACATCAGATTGTGCAACTGCCTTATTGTATGATGCACCTCAAGATTTCATTCCAGAAATTGACAGAGTAAAATTTGCATTTGATGCCGATGCTGTCGTTTTCTCTGAAGAATCAGAACAAATTTATAAAGAACATGGTATTGAAGCTTTTCATGAACATGAAGCTAAAAATGAAGATATACCATTAAATGACGGACCGTTTGCTGAATTACTTAGAAAGCTATCAAAAATTCAAGATTTCCTACCCACCACAATTGAGTTAACTCCGTTAAGAATAGCAATTGTAACTGCCAGAAATGCTCCTAGCCATATGCGCGTTATTAAAACATTAAGAAATTGGGGAGTATATGTTGACGAAGCATATTTCATGGGAGGATTATCAAAGGATAAAGTTCTAAAAGCATTTGGTGCTCACATCTTTTTTGATGACCAAGAAAGCCATTTATCAGGCTCTAGTAAAGTAGTCCCTTCAGGAAAAGTACTTTATAAAACAGACTCTCCATTAAAAAAATATGAAAAGCCAAAATCTTAA
- a CDS encoding DUF5071 domain-containing protein, with amino-acid sequence MMENIRDLIPKSKGDLSTAEKLTNYSYEELKEIIPNLLEWLQDMNWPVAKPVSEYLESINDKITTELLSILKSNDDEVWKYWIITIFGPITQSPIIKNEIIRTATSPTENEIIEEVDKVAKGIVNSRNWK; translated from the coding sequence ATGATGGAAAATATTAGAGATTTAATTCCAAAAAGTAAAGGTGATTTGTCTACAGCTGAAAAACTAACAAACTATTCCTACGAAGAACTCAAAGAAATTATTCCGAATTTACTTGAATGGCTGCAAGATATGAACTGGCCGGTTGCAAAACCTGTTTCAGAATATTTAGAAAGTATTAATGATAAAATTACAACAGAGTTACTTTCAATTTTAAAAAGCAACGATGATGAAGTATGGAAATATTGGATTATCACTATTTTTGGTCCTATCACTCAAAGTCCTATTATCAAAAATGAAATCATTCGGACTGCTACTTCTCCAACAGAAAATGAGATAATTGAAGAGGTAGACAAAGTTGCAAAGGGAATTGTGAATAGTAGAAATTGGAAATAA
- a CDS encoding T9SS C-terminal target domain-containing protein → MKTKLLFLSFLGSLLTQAQTLNFKSLSNMSVGRGAITSVIVDDNIYVSNGYLENSGNANYIEKYNITDNKWSVFNSSLLSKKFANSETYNNKIYIFNGWGNSHLEIVDLETNKITKGAVNRSYTGNAGSAIHNGKIYVFGGSGLNGAATTKFSNRFQYYDIASDTWHPLPDMPTARETKGKIVNDKLYVIGGFNGTSSRLINVYDLSTDRWTDQFTMPAGISGHSLAVSGNKIFIAGGYNNQTFLAYFDTTTNKFHQLSSNMIPRRHAAAEVYNNKLYIIGGSTTSVTKSAIKSIQVADISENVLANTTNDDRILETKVYTNASKDGFIISNKNNSNQFEYTVYSTDGEVVSRGFAYYNKTIDLSRVRPGNYIFSFKNEKGVLQQIKIFR, encoded by the coding sequence TTGAAAACAAAATTATTATTCCTTTCATTTTTGGGTTCATTACTCACCCAGGCACAAACGCTTAATTTTAAAAGTCTCTCCAATATGTCTGTAGGCAGAGGAGCAATAACCAGTGTAATCGTGGATGATAATATATATGTGAGCAATGGATATCTGGAAAACAGCGGTAATGCCAATTATATTGAAAAATATAATATTACGGATAACAAATGGAGTGTTTTCAACTCTTCTCTGCTTTCCAAAAAATTTGCTAACTCGGAGACTTATAATAATAAAATTTATATTTTTAACGGCTGGGGAAATAGCCATCTTGAAATTGTAGACCTTGAAACGAATAAAATAACGAAGGGAGCTGTTAATCGTTCCTACACAGGAAATGCAGGTTCTGCCATCCATAACGGCAAAATATATGTGTTCGGCGGCAGCGGACTAAACGGAGCTGCAACCACTAAATTTTCTAATAGATTTCAATATTATGATATTGCTTCCGATACCTGGCACCCATTACCCGATATGCCTACAGCCAGAGAAACAAAGGGCAAAATTGTGAATGATAAGCTGTATGTCATTGGTGGTTTCAACGGTACTTCATCCCGACTGATCAATGTTTACGACCTCAGCACTGATCGCTGGACCGATCAGTTTACAATGCCCGCCGGGATATCCGGACATTCATTAGCGGTATCCGGTAATAAGATTTTTATTGCAGGAGGATATAATAATCAGACTTTCCTGGCCTATTTTGATACTACAACCAATAAGTTCCATCAGTTATCATCCAATATGATTCCCAGAAGACACGCTGCCGCAGAAGTATACAACAATAAACTATATATCATCGGTGGAAGTACAACCTCTGTAACCAAATCAGCTATTAAAAGTATACAGGTAGCAGATATCAGCGAAAACGTACTCGCAAATACAACCAATGACGACCGAATATTGGAAACAAAAGTCTATACCAATGCATCCAAAGATGGCTTTATCATCAGCAATAAAAACAACAGCAATCAGTTTGAATATACGGTTTACTCCACAGATGGAGAGGTGGTCAGCAGGGGCTTTGCCTATTATAATAAAACGATAGATCTATCCAGAGTACGGCCTGGGAACTACATTTTTAGTTTTAAAAATGAGAAAGGGGTTCTGCAGCAGATTAAAATTTTCAGATAA
- a CDS encoding restriction endonuclease, which translates to MHNIDAPINEISKYLLAKYESRFSLHPKLFEDVTGQVFKNLGYDAIVTGYSNDGGIDVILEKEGKQIGVQVKRYKNKIKVDQIRELTGALFLSGIPKGIFVTTSDFQSGASKTVKKSHDRGIPIELINSKRFYDILKLTTESKINKENIRNKLESALKNKLYSYNWENPMNSL; encoded by the coding sequence TTGCATAATATTGACGCTCCTATCAATGAGATTTCAAAATATCTTCTAGCTAAATATGAATCAAGATTTAGTTTACATCCAAAATTATTTGAAGATGTAACAGGGCAGGTTTTTAAAAACCTTGGATATGATGCAATTGTAACAGGTTATTCAAATGATGGGGGAATTGATGTCATTCTAGAAAAGGAAGGAAAACAAATTGGTGTCCAAGTTAAGAGATATAAGAATAAAATAAAGGTTGATCAAATAAGAGAGCTAACAGGTGCTCTTTTTCTTTCTGGTATACCAAAAGGAATTTTTGTTACTACATCAGATTTTCAAAGCGGAGCAAGTAAAACAGTTAAAAAATCACATGATAGAGGTATACCTATTGAACTTATAAACTCTAAAAGATTTTATGATATTTTAAAGTTAACTACTGAATCTAAAATTAACAAAGAAAATATTAGAAATAAACTTGAATCAGCTTTAAAAAACAAGCTATATAGTTACAATTGGGAGAACCCTATGAATAGTCTTTAA
- a CDS encoding cation:dicarboxylate symporter family transporter, whose product MMKPFKQKTFTDSYLRNLTLYVFTAIICGALTGYYFPEVSKHLETVSSYFFMLLEILIIPVIFIAVTYGVSYIFSTKNAFKIVSQMVIYFLIITSISILLGIGSGLLLKPGANTGIIISSHKALPERFLAKTTNPLHISNYVLFLLISISAGVLIGLSKKKNNILKVIDSGRNLFFKLIKYVYIFLPIVIFCNIAYGISVYGINTLLPLSKIVATVYLTSVFFIFGILGVITAYFKINLWDFLISIKEEIILVVATSSSKMAFPMIFDKMESQGYDRKILRLIIPLGYNFNLAGACIYLSISCIFLVQLYNISLTPIDYFWLFITISIASKTASGVPGSGFLALMFTLSRFGKIPTTDLALLYSVDRFMNEARSVTNFIGISVSAAIISKLNQNTISLKNDIS is encoded by the coding sequence ATGATGAAACCTTTTAAGCAAAAAACATTTACAGACTCCTATTTAAGAAACCTTACCCTGTATGTGTTCACAGCTATTATCTGTGGAGCATTAACGGGCTATTATTTTCCGGAAGTCAGTAAACATCTGGAAACGGTAAGCAGTTATTTTTTCATGCTTCTGGAGATTTTGATTATTCCCGTTATTTTCATTGCAGTAACGTATGGAGTAAGCTATATTTTCAGCACTAAAAATGCATTTAAAATTGTAAGCCAGATGGTGATCTATTTCCTAATCATCACTTCCATCAGTATTTTATTGGGAATCGGCTCAGGGCTTCTTTTAAAACCTGGAGCCAATACGGGAATTATCATTTCTTCTCATAAAGCGCTTCCTGAAAGATTCTTGGCAAAAACCACAAACCCTTTACACATCAGCAATTATGTACTTTTTCTTTTAATATCCATATCAGCAGGAGTCCTGATTGGTCTTTCTAAGAAAAAGAATAACATCCTTAAAGTTATAGATTCAGGAAGAAACCTGTTTTTCAAACTCATTAAGTATGTTTATATATTTCTTCCGATAGTCATTTTCTGTAATATCGCATATGGAATCTCAGTATACGGCATTAATACTTTATTGCCATTAAGTAAAATTGTTGCTACAGTATACCTTACGAGTGTATTTTTCATTTTCGGAATATTAGGAGTTATTACAGCTTACTTTAAAATTAACCTTTGGGATTTTCTGATCAGCATCAAAGAAGAAATCATTCTGGTAGTAGCCACTTCTTCTTCCAAGATGGCGTTCCCCATGATTTTTGATAAAATGGAATCACAGGGCTATGACCGAAAAATTCTTCGTCTTATCATTCCCCTCGGATACAATTTTAATCTGGCAGGAGCATGTATTTATCTTTCGATTTCATGTATTTTCCTCGTTCAGCTTTACAATATTTCCCTTACGCCAATTGATTATTTCTGGCTTTTTATAACGATTTCCATTGCTTCCAAAACAGCTTCCGGAGTTCCCGGATCGGGCTTCCTTGCTCTGATGTTTACCTTAAGCCGGTTTGGAAAAATCCCTACCACAGATCTTGCCCTGTTATACAGTGTAGACCGCTTTATGAATGAAGCCAGATCTGTGACCAATTTCATAGGCATTTCAGTTTCTGCTGCCATTATTTCAAAACTTAACCAAAATACTATTTCTTTAAAAAATGATATTTCCTGA
- a CDS encoding TerC family protein — MIFPDFTHLFNDILQNPAKSIAIIGNLILIESLLSVDNAAVLATIVMDLPENQRKKALKYGILGAYVFRGLALIFASVLISVWWLKPLGGLYLLYISVDWFIKKIKNTNDEENQEENPDKESSWLYKNSIGLLGHFWATVAIVEVMDLAFSIDNVFAAVAFSDNLLLITLGVFIGILAMRFIAQWFVRLMQIFPFLETAAFIVIAILGVKLSLSLYEHFYPATAFAQFLASHTMEILVSAITVLLFVVPVATSYLFGFPARKK, encoded by the coding sequence ATGATATTTCCTGATTTTACCCACCTTTTCAATGACATTTTACAAAACCCTGCAAAATCTATAGCCATTATCGGCAATCTTATCCTTATAGAAAGTCTTCTTTCCGTAGACAATGCTGCTGTATTGGCAACCATCGTAATGGATCTGCCCGAAAATCAAAGAAAAAAAGCATTAAAATACGGAATCCTTGGAGCTTATGTATTTCGCGGACTGGCCCTTATTTTTGCATCCGTCCTGATTTCCGTATGGTGGCTGAAACCATTGGGAGGACTGTACCTGCTCTATATTTCTGTTGACTGGTTTATCAAAAAAATAAAAAACACAAATGATGAAGAAAATCAGGAGGAAAATCCTGACAAAGAATCCAGCTGGCTGTATAAAAATTCAATTGGGCTGCTAGGGCATTTCTGGGCTACGGTTGCCATTGTGGAAGTAATGGATCTTGCTTTTTCTATCGATAATGTTTTTGCTGCCGTAGCATTTTCAGACAATTTACTTTTGATTACGCTGGGTGTTTTTATAGGAATTTTAGCCATGAGGTTTATTGCTCAATGGTTTGTCCGTCTGATGCAGATATTCCCTTTTCTTGAAACCGCCGCTTTTATTGTGATTGCTATTTTAGGAGTTAAACTAAGTTTGTCATTATACGAACACTTCTACCCTGCTACAGCTTTTGCTCAGTTTTTAGCCAGCCATACCATGGAAATTCTGGTTTCCGCCATTACTGTTCTCTTGTTTGTAGTTCCTGTAGCTACCAGCTATCTCTTCGGATTTCCGGCCCGCAAAAAATAA